The following DNA comes from Salminus brasiliensis chromosome 21, fSalBra1.hap2, whole genome shotgun sequence.
ATAATCATGTAAATTAGATGTtggaaaataaaattaataaaataaagcacacATTTATACGTAGAGAAATTACTTAATCTTAGAGGAATTTTCAAGAAATGTGTCAGATATGAGGCTCTGTAATGGGATAGTCATGCCAGCCATGCACTGGAATCATTAGTCTCGCTCGTACTCTAAAAGGTTTGTGTATTTTGTGCATCATAAGTGTTCACACATCCTAATGTTTGATTTGCTAGCAGGGCAGCGGGGCATTATTTGTGCATTGTTAGCTCTGCTGTTGAAGTTATTGCTTTGTAGGACTGTAATTAATGCTTTCAGCGATGCCCGCGTTTATGTGGAGGTGCTCTTCATGTTTTATAATTGCAGATAAAACGCAGTGCTTTGTAGATGGTAATTGCAGAGCTTTTGGCAGCCAATTAGTGGGCCTAATGGTATGCGGGAAACAATAGGTGTGTATTGTAATGGTGTTTAATTGCTCAGGGTAATGGATGGTGActcagtggtgtgtgtttggatgtgtgtgtgtgtgtgtgttgaaccGCAGGTGCATCAGTATTACAGCTCCCTCCCAGAGGACAAGGTACCATATGTGAACAGCCCTGGAGAGAAACACCGTATCAAACAGCTCCtgcaccagctacccccccacGACAATGAGGTGAGACCTCCAGGCCTTAGATTGGATAACGTTCAGAGCACTGGAAAAGTGTCCATGCGCTTGACATTGGAATACTGGAGTCGGTTATAATCAGCTCTTTTCtaggcaaaataaaaaaagtctttgGCTCTTTTCACATATAAAGACCCTCATGAAAAGGAAAGGGTATTGTATTGTAGGGCTCTGCCTGGTAATGATTAACTTGTTACCATGGTAACAGCCCCCCAGTGACACTActaactcatttatttattgattgatttcagGCAAACTTTAGCAAGACGCTAGGATTCCCAGTGTGAGCATAATTGAGCTTTTACAAGTTTGATTATGTGAAATCCTAGATTTACTTTGCCTTGCATAGATGGGATTtttatacataaaaatatacattattaatatatataaataaacacatttttattgttagcttttttctattttattatctCACTTTCATTTACTATTATCAATACTATTTTATGTGTGATTATTTTAGTGCATTGTACCCATTTAagtttttttctaatatttgacgctatttaaataaaaatgtattattattattatacattaagaTTCAGGTTCACTTGCTATTGGAGCACCAGAAGCATCTCAACATAAACATACATGTACAAATACAGTCATACAAATACAGGAGCTAACAGTGTAACGGTGAGTAGTTACACAACCTTCAGTGAATTATTGCAATTATACCCCAGGTCTAGTTCTGGGGCCGGATTCACTAAAagcttttctaaaaaaaaaatccttacttagaatcttaaaataaacactaagaGGGTCTTAAGCAAGCTTTTAAATTCaattcttgaaaaaaaaaagttctcaaATGTTTTCGCcatttttaatcttttaataataatttaattattgaaTTGAACTCTTACAGTTGTAGGAATATCCATTGTTCTTTTCTATTTGAAGAATTACTATTTACCTAACTGTTTTTCTTAAGAATAAAGTTAGGACAAAATAACACATCCAATAAGAATTTCTTTCTTTGGAAAGCCGGTCCCCATTACCCTGTAACAATAGATTCTGAGACGCAAAACCTGATTAACAACAAAGCTTATTTACAGCCGTTAAAAGAAGAATAGCTCTGATCTGTAATGGAGCACTGCGGCATTTGAAAGCTGAGGAAGGGTCATACAGCTCTCTGTTTTCCACCTCAGATTGCCGCAATTATGAATGTTCTCCTCTGGTTTGCAGGTGCGGTACTGTAACTCTCTGGATGATGAGGAGAAGCGGGAGCTGAAGCTGTTCAGCAAtcagaggaagagggagaacCTGGGGCGAGGAAACGTCCGGCCTTTCCCCGTCACCATGACCGGAGCCATCTGCGAACAGGTACAGCTGGGGCTACTTACACCACATCTGTCTGATTATGCTGCAGTGACACTTTCAGGGCCTGAAAACAAGAGACATTCTGTTGAAGGTGCAGATTCTTCACTTCCAGTCTCATTCacgtctgtttttttgtttgtttgttttttgtttttttaaatgggaAAAGGTTGGGGATTCAGAGTCGAATGTAAATCAAATGTGTATGTAATAATCataacatacatatttaattaaatatgcaATTATGCATTTAAATTTAATAATTGAATCACTATAGACCCTGACATGTAAAGGACCTCTAAAATTGATCAGTTCAGCACTTGAAAACATCAGCCTGTGTGAACTCTATTCTGTCTAGCAcctacagacagacacatagacaaAGATAAAGGAGAAGACAAGGTCAGTGCAGCAACAAAGCAGATCTCTCTTTAGCCCTGCTGTCAGTAACATTCTCCTGCTTTTCTCCTCTTGACGGTTAATCCTGACTTGAATTATACACATAAGTGAATTAGGACTAAGTATAAGCTGGATTTAAAAGTCTGAGCCCACCTGCCGGCCCTCAGTCCCCTTCTGCTGCACCCTCACACACAGATGGCCCACCAACGTGCTTTTAAAACCCCCACCTTTACTTTGCACTTAGATTTGCTGGGTCTGACGTCATGTGCCATGATTCTGTCAGTGTAAGTTATGTAGCTAATAATTAAACAAGTGGGGAACCAGGGCCTTCTCAGAGAATACCTGCTTTctagaaatacagaaataaaaaatgtaggtctataattccagactggatccatctgcttctctgcgtacttagttagcctcctttcaccctgttcttcaatgctcaggaccccccccccacacacacacaggaccaccacagagcaggcaggtattatttgggtggagagtcagtctcagcactgcagtaacactgactgacatggtggtggtggtgagtgtgttagtagtgtgtgttgtgctggtggtacaagtggatcagacacagcagtgctgctggagtgtttaaacactgtgtccactcactgtccactctattagacaccccTACCTAGTTGGACCACCATGTAGATCTGTtgttgcacagtttgtgttggtcattctCTAGTCTTTCATCAGGcctcacaggacgctgctgcccacaggacgctgttggctggacatTTCTGTCACTCCAGCAgcgctgctgtgtctgatccacttctCGAATCAACACTAGacacactactaacaccaccaccaccatgtcagtcagggtcactgcagtgctgctctgtggtgatccTGTTGGGGGGGGCTCTGATTTCCGCTATAAAGAGACCTGGAGGCCATGCTATTAGGTTAATAGCTGTCTTCTCATCACTGTTATCAGATGGGCGATAGATGAGTGATAGGAGGGGTTTATGCGGCCTGCTTGTCCTCCGATAACACTCCTGACTATTGATCTAttcccccaccccacccctgaCCTCTATATGTCACTGCGATGGATGATTCCCCAAGTCGGCATAATTTATGAATACGTGTCAAATTCTTAATTCAGTGCTTCTCAGCCCCGGTTCTGTGGATGTCGTGCACGGCTCATTTCCGTGCTTTCCCAGTTCTAACACAGCTGTCTCAGCTCACACATTGCCATGTTGTGCCACATATTTGCAAGCAGCTCattaactgtgtttatctgaGTCTCTGTTGAGGAATTGGTCTATCATGGCCTTGTTTGACTGTATCTTCGGTCTCCTCAGAGCGCCTCTCAGTCTGCTGTCAATGATCTAAGCTAGGCCCCTGGCTGCAGCCTGTCAGGGTAAAGTGGGTGGGAAGGGGGGAGGGGTCTAGACCATGTAATAGtgaacatttatatatttacattaacatacactatatggaaaaaagtattgggacacctgcacattcactgattcttccaaaatcaagagctTATTCTGCTTGTTTAAcctgttggaggaactgtccagtccagcattgctgtgagcatttgatttgGTCAGGATGTGAGATAATGGCTTTATTTCACtcaagcccatgcctggcattaggcatggtgccaataggtacatgtttatctgctccagagagtcctattctattggcaatacttttctacaggggctagacaagctgtgtgtgtgtgtgtgtgtgtgtgtgtgtgtgtgtgcgcaattgcacatctgtgttatcatgggtgcaacttaaagtagctgaatgcatttgtttgtccacaaacatttggacatgttaaTAAGGGTTCAAGACTGACCGTCTGTTATCCTCTttcatccttctctctctctctctctctctctctctctctctcacagtgtGGTGGTCAGATTAACGGTGGTGATATTGCTGTGTTTGCATCACGGGCGGGTCACGGTGTGTGTTGGCACCCGCAGTGTTTCGTGTGCAGTATCTGtgatgagctgctggtggacctGATCTACTTCTACCAGGATGGGAAGATCTACTGTGGTCGACATCACGCTGAGAGGCTTAAACCCCGCTGCTCGGCCTGCGACGAGGTACTGCTCCTTCACCTCCATCATTGCTCCATGTAGTTTCTGTTGTCTGCAGTGTTATAGAACTTGATAAAAGACCTGGGTCAGGTCCATTGGAACAGGAAAACAAGATGTACActaagtggacaaaagtattgggacgtctgctcattcattgctatttccgaaatcaagggtgttaaacaGAGTTCAACCTGCTTTTGTAGGAGTCACTGTCCTTAcagtccaggaaagaaggcctTCTATTAGTTTTGCTgtgaaaatttgattgcattcagtgataagagcagttcatcccaaaagtactggattgagCTTATCATTCCATCatttcatcattccagagaacacagttccactgctccacagcttaatgctggggggcattaggcacggtgctaATAGGatcttgtttatctgctccacagagtcctattctattggcagtatttctctacagggactagacaagctttgtcaGCAATTGGAGCAAGTCAAAGGAGCTGagtacattcattagaagggatgtccacaaatatttggacatatggtttaTAATAGAATATACTTTTTCATAATTTACTGTCAGATCTATTTGAGCAACTGCATCAGCCACAGTGATACTCTTTAAACCCTTCGGTATATTTTCAGAGCCAACATGCTGGTATGATGAATACGAGTTGTGAAATTGGCAAACACTCTGAAGTACatgcatttttaaacacataGATTATGAACTGTAAAGACTGAGCTTGATAAATGGCAGTGTTAATCTAATAGGCTTTCATGCATAATTTAGGTATAAGGCCCTTTGtcctgtatctgtatctgcCTTTGATTTGGATGTGGTACCTGCAGTGTTCACTATTCAATGCCAGTAGTGCTCTGCAGAATATTGAAGTGTTTATCATACATCAGATTCATCACCACATTTCTTCAAATTAATTTGACCAGCTCTGTTATCCACTCATATAGATTATACATGGTTATTTGGCGCAGTAGCCCATGGCTAAGGCTGCTGCAAATGCTGCCATTGGGCCTTGATTCTCTTTGTTCTGTCATTAAAAGAATAGTCCAGTGAAaaaaagctaatgttgctaacaatgaATGCAAGTGAATACAGAACAATTAGCTTTCGCAAATGAAgacatgctaatgtggctaCCGGCTTCCATTCGCTGAAGCATGTTTGGTCAAGCTGCTCCTTTTAGTTTGATTAGGGGGCGGGCACTACTTCTTTTAGCGTCTAGTCAATGATCCAGCGAcacatgcatccatccatcactctttccgtcactctctctctctttctttgtctctgccTCGCTTGCTTTGTCTGCCTCACTCTCCCTACTCAGCTCAACAAAGGTTTATTAGCATATTAGCAGTCATCTTATTATCATGCAGTCATCTGATTAGCCAATGGTGTAGCAGACATGCAACGCATAAAGACATGCAGATGTTCGCATCAACTATCAGAATTGGGGGAAGATTATGATCTTGTGATTTTCAGCGTGGCATGATTGCTGGGATTTTgggactggttggagctgacagaaaggctacagtatcTCAGTAACTCAGAGATACGCCACTCTGTACAaatgtggtgagcagaaaagcgtCTCAGAAAAAACAACACGTCCAACCTTAAGGCCAATGGGCTGCAACCACAGAAGACCACATCGGGATTcacttctttcagccaagaccagaaagctgaagctgcagtggTTCAGCACAGGCTCAGCAAAACTGGACAGATGAAGACTAGAGAagcgtagcctggtctgatgaatctggctttctgctgaggcacatagatggtagggtcagagtTTGGTGCCAGCAGCATGAATTCATTGACCCACTTGAGTTGTCTCGACACTCCAGGCTGGTGGAGTTGGTGTAACGGTATGGGGAAGTTTTCTTGGTAGACTTCGGgtctgttaataccaatcattGCTTGAATTCAACAGTGTTTGAGCGAGTACTGTTGCTAACCATGTGTGACAATCCCGTCATGATCACAGTTTATTATGGTCCATCTTGTAAAGGCCACACATCAGGATAAGGCACCATGTCTCAAAGCAAAAGTTGTCTCAAGCTAGTGTCAAGAACTGAGCGACGCAaccatgtcaacatggaccagaatctcaaggGAATGTCAAAGGGAATCCACTCCACAAGgaactgaggctgttttgagagcataCAGAGGCCCAATCCAGTATTTCTACAGCGGTAATAGATATAATTATATCTGTATGTTAGTAATGTATGCcgtcctctttctctctctctctctctctctcttaccctctTTCCTCAGATCATCCTTGCAGATGAGTGTACAGAAGCAGAAGGCAGGCACTGGCACATGAAACACTTCTGCTGTTTCGAGTGCGAGACGGTTTTGGGGGGTCAGCGCTACATCATGAAGGAGGGGCGGCCGTACTGCTGCAGCTGTTTTGAGTCCCTCTATGCAGAATACTGCGACTCCTGCGGAGAACACATCGGTAAGATCCCCATACATCACTGCCAGCTAACGGAACACCTGTGAGTCAACTGACCTAGTTCGTATTCTTAAGTAGGGCAACAAGGGTAAAAAGCTAAGAGTGGAGGGACTAGGGGTGGATGATACGACTGTTATCTGTATCAAAGTATGCTTTAATGGACTGTATCAGGAGTAATTTGGTTGGGGCATTGCTAAACCCCAAACCTCTGGTTGTTCCAGACTCACATTTCAAATATTACATAATTCGCCAATGAATACAAACATTTCCATACACGTACCCCCTATAGAAACGAGTTAATTGTCCAACAACAGCAATTCTATGCCGATAAACTACACTTTTGCTGTTCcaaacctggctagtgcgcccctAGTGGTTAGAAATTCACTTAATCTACATATTCCCTGTAACTCATCAATCAATaagatattagatattattaAGTAGTGAAGAATTTTCCCTGTATTACGTAGAGATAGTTCCAAATGTTGGCACGCCAAttgctctgattggctccttTCATTCCTACCTACTCCTCAGTAAGCCCCGCCTCGGCATGCCTGTTATTGAGCCCCTAATGTGAATTTTTCCAGTATGCTGAGAGGGCAGGAGACCAGCTGATAATGAGGATGGACATATATAACTGTAATAATGGCAGTTTTAGAAACTGCTGATAAATATTGGGTTAACATCTGCTGCATAAAAGCTTCATACCAAACCTTCTACCATGGTAACAATACTAATAATAGAAGAGATACAGTTCTATCCTTCAAGCAAATCTCCGAAATGTGTTTACTGGCACTCCATGAAAGGCCGAGGGGCTTTTCTTAAGACACCAGCCGTCAGTGATATAAATTCATAGAGTGCCTGGTGGTGTTTCCATTACTCTGTTAGCCCCCAGCGTGTCACAAGGCAGCTCTCTATCCCATAATAACTCTATAACTTGTTGGCTCATTGGTTTCCAGCCCGGCATCAGTTCCAGCTGCGTTTTGGCGTGTCACTCAGGACAAATTCAGGCTGTAATCATTTTCCATGCTGGACGCAGAAAGAGTGCGAGGGAAACTGATTAGAAACGGAGAGCGTTTGGAAATCGCTTTGCGAACAGATGTTGCCCATTAGACTGAGGCCGCCTGGCCCATGTAAGTGGAgctgtaattaaaatgtaatgtatttgTGTAGTGCAAGGCGTACAGCATAATCAGTTTACTCCAAACACTTCTACACCTCAAGGGAATCAGACTGTTTTTCTTTACTCTTATATTTAGAGTTCGTTTCCTACACTTATCTTACCGGAGAGTTATTATAGCTCATTAAAATAGTCATCAGCTGAGGGGTTTACATCTGAGTTTACATCCATATGCATGGATTGTGTGTTCACGTACTTGCAGTTAACTGCAGCCACAACTTCCATATCAACTATCTACGTGTTCCGTATTTCGGGTCTGGGTTCCTTAAAAGATCCCCTTATTGTCCTCTCTTGACTTATACATGGGCTTATGTTTTACCCTGCAGGTATTGACCAAGGCCAGATGACATATGACGGTCAGCACTGGCATGCCACCGAGGCCTGCTTCTGCTGCGCCCGCTGCAAGAAGTCGCTCCTCGGCCGGCCGTTTCTGCCCAAACAGGGTCAGATCTTCTGCTCGCGGGCATGCAGCGTGGGCGAGGATGCCAACGGCTCGGACTCCTCGGACTCTGCCTTCCAGAACGCCCGGACCCGCGAGGCCCGCCGCAGCAGTTCCAAATCTAGCAAGACCAGCTGcagtggaggaggtggaggtggtgggaaCGGCCCTACTGGTCGCTACTCTGCCGACGTGGACCCTCTGTCCTTACAGATGGACCTTCTGAGTCTGTCTAGTCAGACCCCCAGCCTGTCCCGAGAGCCCTCCTCCTGGAAGAACCAGACGGAAATGTACGGCTATGAAAGCCGCAATGACCCCTCCCCCACCCCGCTCCAACTGCTGAGTCAGTGCAACGTCCGGACGTCCTATTCCCCCAACCCTGCCCCCGGTCACCCTCAGGACAACCGGCCCAAAGACCCAACACCATCCAAGAGACCTCCCATATCTGCCCTGAAGGGGCATTCCTTTAACGAGAACTGGTTCCAGCCAGAGACAGAAGACTATTACCCACCCAAGCTGAAGCCTCAGGCTAGCTTTAACGAGTTGCCGCCCAACGGCTTTATGGACAAGCGCTCGGTCAGCTTGCATGTGttccagagagagagggacagggagATTGGCCCACAGGTGGGTCGCAGCAGGAACCCCATCAGCGCACTTAACTTTAGCGAACAGCTCACGCCACTGGAGCAAACGCCACGCGGGTCCATGGAGTCACTGGCGCTGTCCAATGCTACAGGTAAGCATCCATACTAAGGTAGCAGAGCTACGTAATTATCAAGGCTTAACAGTTGTTTGCATTGATCAATGTCCTTTACTTGTTCGTAGGTACGTCTGCAGATGGTGGTGGTAAGAGACAGGAGCACCTCTCTCGTTTCTCCATGCCAGACCTCAGCAAAGACTCCGGCATGAACATCTCTGAGAAGAGCAACATGGGCACGCTCAACTCTTCGGtccagttccacagctcagagTCTCTCCGCAGCCTCACCACTGGACAGCCGTACCTGGAGATGGAGCAACCCGTGCAGGTGAAATACCCCCTACCCTACACGCAGGAACCACCTGGAATCACAGCCCTGCCTCATGGCTTCACCTACCAGGAAGAGGACAGGGCGAGTTTGGTTAGGAACTCTAACAACGCCCGTCTGCCACCCATGAGCGAACGAACTCGCCGCCGCGCCGCTGAACTGGAGGAGCCACGGCGAAAGCACCATCATCACCGCTCGCGGCGTTCGAGGCGTTCCCGCTCCGAAAACGCTCTCAACCTGGCAGCCGAGAGGCGCCCGGCAATTCCGGAACGATCGCAGCCACGAGTCCGTGAGGATTACGATAGGTTCCCTTCGCCACGTGGCCCAAGGGACTCTCTGAATCCCCGCTCAAGACAACAGTCCTTCAGGCCATGCCCTCGAACGACCTCAGACCTTACGCTCCAGAACCCCACCCCACACCGCAACCTAGGCCGCTACGGCTGGGACCAGTACGATTACGACGACGACTGGTGCTCCACCTGCTCCTCTTCTTCCGAGTCTGATGACGAGGGCTACTTCTTGGGAGAGCCCATTCCCAAGCCGGTACACTTGAGGTACATGACCGGTGAGGACTTGCTGCACAAGTATAACTCTTCAGGACTCGCAGGATCTGCTCATTTGGGCAGCCGAGGACAGTTACACACCCGCAAGCGCAGGAAGAGCAAGAACTGCATTATATCCTAATACCGACCCCTGATGCACTCACTCCCTTGCACAATAATAAGAATTCACCCGTCCCCCTCCAACACTGTCCAGTATTGTGAGGTTGTTAATGAGTGATATGCAGTAATTTCAGTGTCGCACATGCTTTTGCATGGTTTTCCCTTCAATATCCGCAAGTAATCCTGACTAGTACCTCATCTCATACCGAGCTTACTCCCCGCCCCACTGTCTTGCCGAAGCCAATGTGCAGTTGAgcttcatttaacccattcataTCCAGCACGGTTTCGAGTATGGTGCCGCTTTTTTCATTGCAGTGTGTTTCTATTATGGGTAACAGtttgttcagtaactacaaggtGTATATTAATAAATGGACGAGAAAATTCACTAAGTTAAAgatgtaaagtaaataaaatgtaaatgatgtatcacatatttttatattttgtattaataGAAACAATTAAGTATAAGAATTAAGTATAAGGTAGAGACTGGGTAGGAACGCATGCACGTTAATCCGCTTTTttgtttcatgttttttttgtcttgtatttGAAATTAAAAGAGTATTGCCCTGAGCAGTTTGATTGACAGTCGTTGGTTCCTCACCACCAGAGCACGCCGTGGTCTTTGACTCAGATTAGACAAGAGCTACACTCGCCATCTGCTCAATGAATAAATGCATAGGAACACCGAGCGATGAAGCATCGTCTGCCCGCTGTTACTGACACACTTCATTTCCAAAACGCGACTCTTGTGAAAATTCAGCGTTTATTTAGTTCTGCTCTGGCATTCCGAAATTCACAGTAGGGTTAGGCTCCAGACTCCAGGCTCTGACGAGCTCTACGAGGTGTTGGCTCACGTTATGTCTTGTGGAGGATCACTAATGATAATAATCCTGAGTGTTAAAGACTGACCAGTTTTTGCACAAGCTGGAAGCTGCACAGGACGAATCCCGCTAATCTAACCCTACTGAAACG
Coding sequences within:
- the prickle2b gene encoding prickle-like protein 2b, with translation MPLEMEKTVTKLMYDFQRNSTSDDDSGCALEEYAWVPPGLKPEQVHQYYSSLPEDKVPYVNSPGEKHRIKQLLHQLPPHDNEVRYCNSLDDEEKRELKLFSNQRKRENLGRGNVRPFPVTMTGAICEQCGGQINGGDIAVFASRAGHGVCWHPQCFVCSICDELLVDLIYFYQDGKIYCGRHHAERLKPRCSACDEIILADECTEAEGRHWHMKHFCCFECETVLGGQRYIMKEGRPYCCSCFESLYAEYCDSCGEHIGIDQGQMTYDGQHWHATEACFCCARCKKSLLGRPFLPKQGQIFCSRACSVGEDANGSDSSDSAFQNARTREARRSSSKSSKTSCSGGGGGGGNGPTGRYSADVDPLSLQMDLLSLSSQTPSLSREPSSWKNQTEMYGYESRNDPSPTPLQLLSQCNVRTSYSPNPAPGHPQDNRPKDPTPSKRPPISALKGHSFNENWFQPETEDYYPPKLKPQASFNELPPNGFMDKRSVSLHVFQRERDREIGPQVGRSRNPISALNFSEQLTPLEQTPRGSMESLALSNATGTSADGGGKRQEHLSRFSMPDLSKDSGMNISEKSNMGTLNSSVQFHSSESLRSLTTGQPYLEMEQPVQVKYPLPYTQEPPGITALPHGFTYQEEDRASLVRNSNNARLPPMSERTRRRAAELEEPRRKHHHHRSRRSRRSRSENALNLAAERRPAIPERSQPRVREDYDRFPSPRGPRDSLNPRSRQQSFRPCPRTTSDLTLQNPTPHRNLGRYGWDQYDYDDDWCSTCSSSSESDDEGYFLGEPIPKPVHLRYMTGEDLLHKYNSSGLAGSAHLGSRGQLHTRKRRKSKNCIIS